Within Thermococcus sp. M36, the genomic segment TGCTGTTGGACGTAGGTTTTATAAGAATAATGGTTTCATTGCCATCGCCGAATTTAGCAGCAACAGCTTGCTTTTTCTTTATTAAAATGGCTCTTAAACTTTCTGCGTTGTAGGTGGCGGAAAAAGGGTTTGTTAAATCATCTCCGTTATAACAGATTATATTTTTATCATCTTTTAAAATTAAGTTGAGCACTTTGCTTTTTCCGGCTAATGGCGGTTCTTTCACAGGTTTATCATTGGGTAAAACCATCCCCATTGTTTTATGCTCACTTAAAGTTGTGGTGAAAATGAAAAAGGTAATGAGCAGAAAGCCTAAGTCTACCATTGGGGTTAAATCTACACGGGTTGATAGCTTTTTGCTCCTTCTGCGTTGATGCCTTTTATGCTTGCTT encodes:
- a CDS encoding biopolymer transporter ExbD; this translates as MVDLGFLLITFFIFTTTLSEHKTMGMVLPNDKPVKEPPLAGKSKVLNLILKDDKNIICYNGDDLTNPFSATYNAESLRAILIKKKQAVAAKFGDGNETIILIKPTSNS